A stretch of Stigmatopora argus isolate UIUO_Sarg chromosome 22, RoL_Sarg_1.0, whole genome shotgun sequence DNA encodes these proteins:
- the LOC144067687 gene encoding F-BAR and double SH3 domains protein 2-like isoform X1 — protein MQPPPRKVRVTQELKHTHGEQLNRLHVKHQAECDLLEDLRTFSLKKASVERDYAQALQKLANQYLKREWPDSPSERTDHRNMYCVWRAYLEATVQVSQSRMGACDNYRAQVAEPAKTARLQKEQQLRKCTERLSAIQAELQDSVKDLSKSRKRYQEAETTAQAVRDKADLEAKSKLSLFQSRSSLQRATVKLQAKRSECIAKASRTRNDYLLSLAAANAHQRRYYREDLSQCLKALDGRIYEQVKDYLAWLCRTEAESARAVGDHFRQLSDSSDGLVREFHQQMFVQKNPMFQKAEDFSYQPIDTDTATHLIRESGTAEEHGLDKEARKWASRVAREYKSIVHARQVLEEFGARESSEHNGAELEAKMEVARESLRRAETVKAKAEARLDLLREAGVGVEAWLQSAMNQVMEELENERWNNPSLSATEDEETEDSGEVLDDSGSGTLKNYPLTCTVLYSYKASQPDELTIEECEILEVIDDGDMEDWVKARNRGGRVGYVPEKYLRLPSSNSLLSVLRSLAAAADARSSSSSNSTEAESELPGGDASVSLAKALYDYAGQTDDELSFPEGAVIRILSRETREDDGFWKGEFNGAVGVFPAVLVEELAPGPGPVPGEERAPAPSPSGPPRTPADSSPRSDDLGRPPSYHNGHRRSSFGSSPPPQPPHPPQPPQPPEYPESGSGSIRPVRAAPPPPKQQPRGQVKRPEEVEITLV, from the exons ATGCAGCCCCCACCGAGaaag GTCCGGGTCACCCAGGAGCTGAAACACACCCACGGCGAGCAGCTGAACAGACTGCACGTCAAACACCAGGCCGAGTGTGACCTCCTGGAGGACCTCAG GACATTCAGCCTGAAGAAGGCATCCGTGGAGCGAGACTACGCGCAG GCCTTGCAGAAGTTGGCCAATCAGTATTTGAAGAGAGAATGGCCCGACAGCCCGTCGGAGCGAACCGATCACAG GAACATGTATTGCGTCTGGAGGGCTTACCTGGAGGCTACCGTTCAGGTCAGCCAGTCCAGGATGGGCGCCTGCGACAACTACAGGGCGCAGGTGGCCGAGCCGGCCAAGACGGCCCGTCTGCAAAAGGAGCAGCAGCTGCGCAAG TGCACGGAGCGGTTGAGCGCCATCCAGGCGGAGCTGCAGGACAGCGTCAAAGACCTGAGCAAGAGCAGGAAGAGGTACCAGGAGGCGGAGACCACGGCCCAGGCCGTCAGGGACAAGGCCGACTTGGAAGCCAA ATCCAAGCTGAGCCTCTTCCAGTCCAGGTCTAGTCTGCAGAGGGCCACCGTCAAG CTCCAGGCCAAGCGGAGCGAGTGCATCGCCAAAGCCAGCCGCACCAGGAACGACTACCTGCTGTCGCTGGCCGCCGCCAACGCCCACCAGCGCCGCTACTACCGCGAGGATCTCAGCCAATGCCTCAAG GCGCTGGACGGCAGGATTTACGAGCAGGTGAAGGATTACCTGGCCTGGCTGTGTCGGACGGAGGCGGAGAGCGCCCGCGCCGTCGGCGACCACTTCCGCCAGCTCTCGGACAGCTCAGATGGG CTCGTGCGGGAGTTCCATCAGCAGATGTTTGTCCAGAAGAATCCCATGTTCCAGAAGGCGGAAGACTTCTCCTACCAGCCCATCGACACGGACACG GCCACGCACCTCATAAGGGAGAGCGGCACGGCGGAGGAGCACGGCTTGGATAAGGAGGCTCGCAAGTGGGCCAGCCGCGTGGCCCGAGAGTACAAGAGCATCGTCCACGCGCGACAG GTACTGGAGGAATTTGGGGCTCGGGAGAGCTCGGAGCACAACGGCGCCGAGCTGGAGGCCAAGATGGAGGTGGCTCGGGAGAGTCTGCGCAGGGCCGAG ACGGTGAAGGCCAAGGCCGAGGCCCGCCTGGACCTGCTGAGAGAGGCGGGCGTGGGCGTGGAAGCCTGGCTGCAGAGCGCCATGAACCAGGTGATGGAGGAGCTGGAGAACGAGCGCTGGAACAACCCCTCGCTTTCC GCCACGGAAGACGAGGAGACGGAGGACAGCGGCGAGGTATTGGACGACAGCGGTTCGGGCACCTTGAAGAACTACCCGCTCACCTGCACGGTGCTCTACTCCTACAAG GCCTCGCAACCCGACGAGCTGACCATCGAGGAGTGCGAGATCCTGGAGGTCATCGACGACGGCGACATGGAGGACTGGGTGAAG GCCAGGAACCGCGGCGGGCGGGTGGGCTACGTCCCGGAGAAGTACCTGCGCTTGCCGTCCTCCAATAGCCTGCTTAGCGTGCTGCGCTctctggcggcggcggcggacgcgcgctcctcctcctccagcaaCTCCACCGAAGCCGAGAGCGAGCTTCCCGGAGGAGACGCGAGCG TGTCGTTGGCCAAAGCACTGTACGACTACGCCGGGCAGACGGACGACGAGCTCTCCTTCCCCGAGGGCGCCGTCATCCGCATCCTGAGCCGGGAGACCCGCGAGGACGACGGCTTCTGGAAGGGCGAGTTCAACGGCGCCGTGGGCGTCTTCCCCGCGGTCCTGGTGGAGGAGCTGGCTCCCGGCCCCGGCCCCGTCCCCGGGGAGGAGCGAGCGCCGGCCCCTTCCCCCTCGGGGCCcccgcggacgcccgccgactCGTCGCCCCGGTCGGACGACTTGGGCCGACCCCCCTCCTACCACAACGGGCACCGCCGGAGCTCCTTTGGCA GCTCGCCGCCGCCACAGCCGCCACACCCTCCACAGCCTCCACAGCCTCCCGAATACCCCGAGAGCGGATCAGGCAGCATCCGACCT GTCCGAGCCGCTCCGCCGCCCCCCAAGCAGCAGCCCCGAGGGCAGGTGAAGCGGCCAGAGGAGGTGGAGATTACGCTGGTGTAG
- the LOC144067687 gene encoding F-BAR and double SH3 domains protein 2-like isoform X2, which translates to MYCVWRAYLEATVQVSQSRMGACDNYRAQVAEPAKTARLQKEQQLRKCTERLSAIQAELQDSVKDLSKSRKRYQEAETTAQAVRDKADLEAKSKLSLFQSRSSLQRATVKLQAKRSECIAKASRTRNDYLLSLAAANAHQRRYYREDLSQCLKALDGRIYEQVKDYLAWLCRTEAESARAVGDHFRQLSDSSDGLVREFHQQMFVQKNPMFQKAEDFSYQPIDTDTATHLIRESGTAEEHGLDKEARKWASRVAREYKSIVHARQVLEEFGARESSEHNGAELEAKMEVARESLRRAETVKAKAEARLDLLREAGVGVEAWLQSAMNQVMEELENERWNNPSLSATEDEETEDSGEVLDDSGSGTLKNYPLTCTVLYSYKASQPDELTIEECEILEVIDDGDMEDWVKARNRGGRVGYVPEKYLRLPSSNSLLSVLRSLAAAADARSSSSSNSTEAESELPGGDASVSLAKALYDYAGQTDDELSFPEGAVIRILSRETREDDGFWKGEFNGAVGVFPAVLVEELAPGPGPVPGEERAPAPSPSGPPRTPADSSPRSDDLGRPPSYHNGHRRSSFGSSPPPQPPHPPQPPQPPEYPESGSGSIRPVRAAPPPPKQQPRGQVKRPEEVEITLV; encoded by the exons ATGTATTGCGTCTGGAGGGCTTACCTGGAGGCTACCGTTCAGGTCAGCCAGTCCAGGATGGGCGCCTGCGACAACTACAGGGCGCAGGTGGCCGAGCCGGCCAAGACGGCCCGTCTGCAAAAGGAGCAGCAGCTGCGCAAG TGCACGGAGCGGTTGAGCGCCATCCAGGCGGAGCTGCAGGACAGCGTCAAAGACCTGAGCAAGAGCAGGAAGAGGTACCAGGAGGCGGAGACCACGGCCCAGGCCGTCAGGGACAAGGCCGACTTGGAAGCCAA ATCCAAGCTGAGCCTCTTCCAGTCCAGGTCTAGTCTGCAGAGGGCCACCGTCAAG CTCCAGGCCAAGCGGAGCGAGTGCATCGCCAAAGCCAGCCGCACCAGGAACGACTACCTGCTGTCGCTGGCCGCCGCCAACGCCCACCAGCGCCGCTACTACCGCGAGGATCTCAGCCAATGCCTCAAG GCGCTGGACGGCAGGATTTACGAGCAGGTGAAGGATTACCTGGCCTGGCTGTGTCGGACGGAGGCGGAGAGCGCCCGCGCCGTCGGCGACCACTTCCGCCAGCTCTCGGACAGCTCAGATGGG CTCGTGCGGGAGTTCCATCAGCAGATGTTTGTCCAGAAGAATCCCATGTTCCAGAAGGCGGAAGACTTCTCCTACCAGCCCATCGACACGGACACG GCCACGCACCTCATAAGGGAGAGCGGCACGGCGGAGGAGCACGGCTTGGATAAGGAGGCTCGCAAGTGGGCCAGCCGCGTGGCCCGAGAGTACAAGAGCATCGTCCACGCGCGACAG GTACTGGAGGAATTTGGGGCTCGGGAGAGCTCGGAGCACAACGGCGCCGAGCTGGAGGCCAAGATGGAGGTGGCTCGGGAGAGTCTGCGCAGGGCCGAG ACGGTGAAGGCCAAGGCCGAGGCCCGCCTGGACCTGCTGAGAGAGGCGGGCGTGGGCGTGGAAGCCTGGCTGCAGAGCGCCATGAACCAGGTGATGGAGGAGCTGGAGAACGAGCGCTGGAACAACCCCTCGCTTTCC GCCACGGAAGACGAGGAGACGGAGGACAGCGGCGAGGTATTGGACGACAGCGGTTCGGGCACCTTGAAGAACTACCCGCTCACCTGCACGGTGCTCTACTCCTACAAG GCCTCGCAACCCGACGAGCTGACCATCGAGGAGTGCGAGATCCTGGAGGTCATCGACGACGGCGACATGGAGGACTGGGTGAAG GCCAGGAACCGCGGCGGGCGGGTGGGCTACGTCCCGGAGAAGTACCTGCGCTTGCCGTCCTCCAATAGCCTGCTTAGCGTGCTGCGCTctctggcggcggcggcggacgcgcgctcctcctcctccagcaaCTCCACCGAAGCCGAGAGCGAGCTTCCCGGAGGAGACGCGAGCG TGTCGTTGGCCAAAGCACTGTACGACTACGCCGGGCAGACGGACGACGAGCTCTCCTTCCCCGAGGGCGCCGTCATCCGCATCCTGAGCCGGGAGACCCGCGAGGACGACGGCTTCTGGAAGGGCGAGTTCAACGGCGCCGTGGGCGTCTTCCCCGCGGTCCTGGTGGAGGAGCTGGCTCCCGGCCCCGGCCCCGTCCCCGGGGAGGAGCGAGCGCCGGCCCCTTCCCCCTCGGGGCCcccgcggacgcccgccgactCGTCGCCCCGGTCGGACGACTTGGGCCGACCCCCCTCCTACCACAACGGGCACCGCCGGAGCTCCTTTGGCA GCTCGCCGCCGCCACAGCCGCCACACCCTCCACAGCCTCCACAGCCTCCCGAATACCCCGAGAGCGGATCAGGCAGCATCCGACCT GTCCGAGCCGCTCCGCCGCCCCCCAAGCAGCAGCCCCGAGGGCAGGTGAAGCGGCCAGAGGAGGTGGAGATTACGCTGGTGTAG